A DNA window from Enterobacter cloacae subsp. cloacae ATCC 13047 contains the following coding sequences:
- the glpX gene encoding class II fructose-bisphosphatase, with protein sequence MKRELAIEFSRVTEAAALAGYKWLGRGDKNTADGAAVHAMRIVLNQVNIDGTIVIGEGEIDEAPMLYIGEKVGTGKGDAVDIAVDPIEGTRMTAMGQANALAVLAVGDKGCFLNAPDMYMEKLIVGPGAKGAIDLSLPLEENLRNVASALNKPLSELTVTILAKPRHDATIAQMQKLGVRVFAIPDGDVAASILTCMPDSEVDVLYGIGGAPEGVVSAAVIRALDGDMQARLLPRHEVKGDNEENRRIGEDELARCEAMGIEANKVLALHEMARSDNVVFSATGITKGDLLDGITRKGNMATTETLLIRGKSRTIRRIQSIHYLDRKDPDVQTHIL encoded by the coding sequence ATGAAACGTGAACTTGCTATCGAGTTTTCCCGCGTTACCGAAGCCGCTGCTTTGGCAGGCTATAAATGGCTTGGCCGTGGCGACAAAAATACCGCCGACGGTGCGGCTGTCCATGCCATGCGCATTGTCCTCAATCAGGTCAATATTGACGGCACTATTGTGATCGGCGAAGGCGAGATCGACGAAGCGCCAATGCTCTACATCGGTGAAAAAGTGGGTACCGGCAAAGGCGATGCCGTGGATATCGCCGTCGACCCGATCGAAGGCACACGCATGACGGCGATGGGTCAGGCCAACGCGCTGGCCGTGCTGGCCGTGGGTGATAAAGGCTGCTTTCTCAACGCACCGGATATGTACATGGAAAAGCTGATTGTCGGTCCAGGCGCGAAAGGCGCCATCGACCTCAGCCTGCCGCTGGAAGAGAACCTGCGTAATGTCGCCAGCGCGCTGAACAAGCCGCTGAGCGAACTCACCGTCACCATTCTGGCGAAACCACGTCACGACGCTACCATCGCGCAGATGCAAAAGCTGGGCGTACGCGTGTTTGCCATCCCGGATGGCGACGTGGCGGCCTCCATTCTGACCTGCATGCCAGACAGTGAAGTGGATGTCCTGTACGGTATTGGCGGCGCGCCGGAAGGCGTGGTCTCTGCTGCGGTGATTCGCGCGCTGGATGGCGACATGCAGGCCCGCCTGCTGCCCCGTCATGAGGTCAAAGGCGACAACGAAGAGAATCGCCGCATTGGCGAAGATGAGCTGGCGCGCTGTGAGGCAATGGGTATCGAAGCCAATAAAGTCCTCGCACTTCACGAAATGGCCCGCAGCGACAACGTTGTTTTCTCCGCGACCGGCATCACCAAAGGCGATCTGCTGGATGGCATCACCCGCAAAGGCAACATGGCGACCACGGAAACGCTGCTGATCCGCGGCAAATCGCGCACCATTCGTCGCATTCAGTCAATTCACTATCTCGACCGTAAAGACCCGGACGTACAGACGCACATTCTGTAA
- the fpr gene encoding ferredoxin--NADP(+) reductase: MADWVTGKVTKIKFWTDALFSLTVHAPIHPFTAGQFAKLGLDIDGERVQRAYSYVNAPDNPDLEFYLVTVPDGKLSPRLAALKPGDDVQIVSDAAGFFVLDEIPDCETLWMLATGTAIGPYLSILQYGKDLERFKNIVLVHAARYAADLSYLPQMQELERQYAGKLKIQTVVSRETAAGSLTGRVPALIESGALEEAVGLPMRAETSHVMLCGNPQMVRDTQQLLKDTRQMTKHLRRRPGHMTAEHYW; this comes from the coding sequence ATGGCGGACTGGGTAACAGGTAAAGTCACTAAGATAAAATTCTGGACCGATGCGCTATTTAGTCTCACCGTGCACGCCCCCATCCATCCGTTTACGGCCGGACAGTTTGCCAAACTGGGGCTGGATATCGACGGCGAACGCGTGCAGCGCGCTTACTCGTACGTCAACGCGCCCGATAATCCGGATCTCGAGTTCTATCTGGTTACCGTCCCGGACGGCAAACTTAGCCCGCGCCTGGCGGCGCTTAAACCCGGTGATGATGTCCAGATTGTGAGTGACGCAGCAGGTTTCTTCGTGCTGGACGAAATTCCGGACTGCGAAACCCTGTGGATGCTGGCAACCGGCACGGCCATCGGCCCCTATCTCTCCATTCTGCAGTACGGCAAAGACCTGGAGCGGTTTAAAAACATCGTGCTGGTGCATGCCGCGCGTTACGCCGCAGACTTAAGCTATCTGCCGCAGATGCAGGAGCTGGAGCGGCAGTATGCCGGAAAGCTGAAAATCCAGACCGTGGTAAGCCGCGAAACGGCAGCAGGTTCGCTGACCGGCCGCGTGCCGGCATTAATTGAGAGTGGAGCCCTGGAAGAAGCCGTTGGCTTGCCGATGCGTGCCGAAACCAGCCACGTGATGCTGTGTGGTAACCCGCAGATGGTACGGGACACTCAGCAGCTTCTGAAAGATACCCGGCAGATGACGAAACACCTTCGCCGCCGACCGGGTCATATGACCGCCGAACACTACTGGTGA
- a CDS encoding DUF805 domain-containing protein, protein MTIQQWLFSFKGRIGRRDFWIWMATWIIAMLLLFFVAYNAWLSTQTAAFALVCLLWPTAAVVVKRLHDRGRSGAWAFLIILAWMLVAGNWSILPSILPWVVGRLLPTIIFVMMVIDLGAFIGTQSENKYGKDTLEVKYH, encoded by the coding sequence ATGACCATACAGCAGTGGTTGTTTTCATTCAAAGGGCGTATTGGACGCCGTGATTTCTGGATCTGGATGGCGACGTGGATTATCGCCATGCTGCTTCTGTTTTTTGTGGCCTATAACGCATGGCTGAGCACGCAAACCGCGGCGTTTGCGCTGGTTTGTTTACTGTGGCCAACCGCGGCCGTGGTGGTGAAACGCCTGCACGATCGCGGTCGTTCCGGTGCATGGGCTTTTCTGATTATTCTGGCGTGGATGCTGGTCGCCGGGAACTGGTCAATACTTCCGTCCATCCTCCCCTGGGTGGTGGGCAGACTGCTACCGACCATTATCTTTGTGATGATGGTTATCGATCTGGGTGCGTTCATCGGCACCCAGAGCGAAAACAAATACGGTAAAGACACTCTTGAAGTGAAATACCACTGA
- a CDS encoding DUF1454 family protein — MKNSAHLLFLCFAMLSAGLPLHAAEPPAPTTAPYLLAGAPSFDQSISQFRETFNKTNPTLPLDEFRAIDGARDTPNLTRAASKINENLYASTALERGTLKIKSMQITWLPIQGPEQKAAKAKALEYMSAVLQAFTPALTKKQSQQKLQKLLVTGKNKRYYTETEGAVRYVVADNGEKGLTFAVEPIKLALSDTLGGAN; from the coding sequence ATGAAAAATTCGGCACACCTTCTTTTCCTGTGTTTCGCGATGCTGAGCGCCGGTCTCCCCCTGCACGCCGCCGAACCCCCTGCTCCGACAACCGCGCCCTACCTTCTGGCGGGTGCACCATCGTTCGATCAGTCCATCAGTCAGTTTCGTGAAACGTTTAACAAAACCAATCCAACGCTGCCGCTGGATGAATTTCGCGCCATTGATGGCGCACGCGATACTCCAAACCTGACCCGTGCCGCCAGCAAGATTAACGAAAATCTGTACGCTTCCACTGCGCTGGAGCGCGGTACGCTAAAAATCAAAAGTATGCAGATCACCTGGCTGCCGATTCAGGGGCCAGAGCAGAAAGCCGCCAAGGCGAAGGCGCTGGAGTACATGAGCGCGGTGCTGCAGGCATTTACGCCCGCACTGACAAAAAAACAGAGCCAACAAAAGCTGCAAAAACTGCTGGTTACGGGTAAAAACAAGCGCTATTACACCGAAACCGAAGGCGCGGTGCGCTATGTGGTGGCCGATAACGGCGAAAAAGGCCTGACCTTCGCTGTTGAACCGATTAAGCTGGCACTATCTGACACACTCGGAGGGGCGAATTAA
- the tpiA gene encoding triose-phosphate isomerase has product MRHPLVMGNWKLNGSRHMVNELVANLRKELAGVTGCAVAIAPPDMYLDLAKRAADGSHIILGAQNVDVNLSGAFTGETSAEMLKDIGAKYIIIGHSERRTYHKESDEFIAKKFAVLKEQGLIPVLCIGETEAENEAGKTEEVCARQIDAVLKTQGAAAFEGAVIAYEPVWAIGTGKSATPAQAQAVHKFIRDHIAKADAKVAEQVIIQYGGSVNASNAAELFTQPDIDGALVGGASLKADAFAVIVKAAEAAKQA; this is encoded by the coding sequence ATGCGACATCCTTTAGTGATGGGTAACTGGAAACTGAACGGCAGCCGCCACATGGTAAACGAACTGGTTGCGAACCTGCGTAAAGAGCTGGCTGGCGTGACTGGCTGCGCGGTTGCTATCGCTCCGCCGGATATGTACCTGGATCTGGCTAAACGTGCCGCTGACGGCAGCCACATCATTCTGGGCGCACAGAACGTTGACGTTAACCTGTCTGGCGCATTCACCGGTGAAACCTCCGCTGAAATGCTGAAAGATATCGGCGCCAAATACATCATCATCGGCCACTCTGAGCGTCGCACCTACCACAAAGAATCCGACGAGTTCATCGCGAAGAAATTTGCGGTGCTGAAAGAGCAGGGTCTGATCCCGGTTCTGTGCATCGGTGAAACCGAAGCAGAAAACGAAGCAGGCAAAACGGAAGAAGTGTGCGCACGTCAGATCGACGCTGTGCTGAAGACGCAGGGCGCGGCAGCATTCGAAGGCGCGGTTATCGCTTACGAGCCAGTCTGGGCGATCGGTACCGGCAAATCTGCAACCCCAGCGCAGGCTCAGGCGGTTCACAAATTCATCCGTGACCACATTGCTAAAGCCGACGCGAAAGTGGCAGAGCAGGTCATCATCCAGTACGGCGGTTCCGTAAATGCCTCTAACGCGGCAGAACTGTTCACCCAGCCAGACATCGATGGCGCGCTGGTTGGCGGTGCATCCCTGAAAGCTGACGCTTTCGCGGTAATCGTTAAAGCGGCAGAAGCGGCTAAGCAGGCGTAA
- a CDS encoding SLC13 family permease: MSLWLTHPLFVPSAIVGVTIVLWATSLLPEFITALLFFTAAMTARIAPPEVIFGGFASSAFWLVFSGFVLGVAIRKTGLADRAARALSARLTDSWVLMVASVVLLSYALAFVMPSNMGRIALLMPIVAAMAKRAGIADGSRAWFGLALAVGFGTFQLSATILPANVPNLVMSGAAEGSYGIHLNYVPYLLLHTPVLGILKGLILIGLICWLFPGSPKPPRDLAPAEPMGRDEKRLAWLLAVVLGMWVTESWHGVGPAWTGLAASVIVMLPRVGFITGEEFSAGVNMRTCIYVAGILGLAIVVTQTGIGPAVGEALLKIMPLDADRPFTSFLALTGITTALNFIMTANGVPALYTTLAQNFSEATGFPLLSVIMIQVLGYSTPLLPYQASPIVVAMGLGKVPARAGMVLCLALAIATYLVLLPLDYLWFSVLGRL; this comes from the coding sequence ATGTCGCTCTGGTTAACCCACCCTCTGTTTGTGCCCTCAGCGATCGTCGGCGTCACCATTGTGTTATGGGCGACGTCGCTATTGCCGGAATTCATTACCGCGCTGCTGTTCTTCACGGCAGCGATGACCGCCAGAATTGCCCCGCCGGAGGTCATTTTTGGCGGCTTTGCCTCGTCTGCCTTCTGGCTGGTGTTCAGCGGCTTTGTGCTTGGTGTGGCAATCCGGAAAACCGGTCTGGCTGACAGGGCTGCACGGGCGCTCTCCGCCCGGCTTACCGACTCCTGGGTGCTAATGGTGGCCAGCGTGGTTCTGCTGAGTTATGCCCTGGCGTTTGTGATGCCGTCGAACATGGGGCGTATCGCGCTGCTGATGCCCATCGTGGCCGCGATGGCAAAACGTGCCGGTATTGCCGACGGGTCGCGCGCCTGGTTTGGCCTGGCGCTGGCCGTTGGTTTCGGCACCTTCCAGCTTTCGGCCACCATCCTGCCTGCCAACGTTCCTAATCTGGTGATGAGCGGTGCGGCAGAGGGCTCATACGGCATTCATCTGAACTACGTGCCTTATCTGCTGCTGCACACGCCCGTGCTCGGTATTCTCAAAGGGTTGATTCTGATTGGTTTAATCTGCTGGTTATTCCCCGGCAGCCCGAAGCCGCCCAGGGATCTGGCACCCGCTGAACCGATGGGGCGAGATGAAAAACGCCTTGCCTGGCTGCTGGCGGTGGTATTGGGAATGTGGGTGACGGAGAGCTGGCACGGTGTGGGGCCGGCATGGACCGGACTTGCGGCATCGGTCATTGTGATGCTGCCACGCGTAGGTTTTATTACCGGAGAAGAGTTCTCGGCGGGGGTGAATATGCGCACCTGTATTTATGTGGCAGGCATCCTCGGTTTGGCCATTGTGGTGACGCAAACCGGTATCGGTCCGGCGGTGGGGGAGGCGTTACTGAAGATAATGCCGCTGGACGCCGACAGACCGTTCACCAGTTTCCTGGCGCTGACCGGGATCACCACGGCACTGAACTTTATTATGACGGCTAACGGTGTTCCGGCGCTCTATACCACGCTGGCGCAGAATTTTTCAGAGGCGACGGGCTTTCCGCTATTGTCTGTCATCATGATTCAGGTGCTGGGCTATTCCACGCCGCTGCTGCCGTATCAGGCGTCGCCGATAGTGGTGGCGATGGGCTTAGGAAAGGTGCCTGCAAGGGCGGGGATGGTGCTCTGTCTGGCGCTGGCAATTGCCACGTATCTGGTGCTGCTGCCGCTGGATTATCTGTGGTTTAGCGTTTTAGGTCGTTTGTAG
- a CDS encoding CDP-diacylglycerol diphosphatase → MKKIILLILIVIALAAGGVYWMKAGNPNALRHIVLDQCVPNQIQHRNPAPCAQVKPDAGYVVFKDRNGPLQYLLMPTYRINGTESPLLTKPQTPNFFWLAWQARSFMSMKHGSEVPDSAISLTINSPTGRTQNHFHIHISCLRPDVREKLNAAQGQISTQWLPLPGGLEGHEYLARRVTENELVQRSPFMMLAEELPEARDHMGRFALAMAQQSDGSFVLLATERNLLMLNRASAEELQDHQCDILK, encoded by the coding sequence GTGAAAAAAATTATCTTACTGATTCTGATTGTTATCGCCCTTGCCGCGGGTGGCGTGTACTGGATGAAAGCAGGTAATCCGAATGCGTTGCGTCACATCGTGCTGGACCAGTGTGTGCCGAATCAGATCCAGCACCGCAATCCGGCGCCGTGTGCACAGGTGAAACCTGACGCGGGCTATGTGGTGTTCAAGGATCGCAACGGTCCGCTGCAGTACTTATTGATGCCCACCTACCGCATCAACGGCACCGAAAGCCCGCTTCTGACAAAGCCTCAAACACCGAACTTCTTCTGGCTGGCATGGCAGGCCCGTAGCTTTATGAGCATGAAGCACGGATCCGAGGTGCCAGACAGCGCAATTTCATTGACCATCAACTCACCCACGGGCCGCACGCAGAATCATTTCCATATCCACATCTCCTGCCTGCGCCCGGACGTGCGCGAGAAGCTCAATGCCGCGCAGGGGCAAATCAGCACCCAATGGCTGCCCCTTCCCGGTGGACTGGAAGGACATGAATATCTCGCCCGCCGGGTGACGGAGAACGAGCTGGTGCAGCGGAGTCCGTTTATGATGCTGGCGGAAGAGCTGCCGGAAGCGCGTGACCATATGGGGCGCTTCGCGCTGGCGATGGCCCAGCAGTCTGATGGCTCGTTTGTGTTGCTGGCAACCGAACGTAATCTGCTGATGCTTAACCGCGCGTCGGCTGAGGAATTGCAGGATCATCAATGCGATATCCTGAAGTGA
- a CDS encoding sulfate ABC transporter substrate-binding protein: MNKWGVGLTLLLASTSVLAKDIQLLNVSYDPTRELYEQYNKAFAAHWKQETGDNVVVRQSHGGSGKQATSVINGIEADVVTLALAYDVDAIAERGRIDKNWIKRLPDNSAPYTSTIVFLVRKGNPKQIHDWNDLVKPGVSVITPNPKSSGGARWNYLAAWGYALHHNNGDQAKAQEFVKALYKNVEVLDSGARGATNTFVERGIGDVLIAWENEALLATNELGKDKFEIVTPSESILAEPTVSVVDKVVDKKGTKAVAEAYLKYLYSPEGQEIAAKNFYRPRDPAVAKKYDSVFPKLKLFTIDDEFGGWTKAQKDHFSNGGTFDQISKR; encoded by the coding sequence ATGAATAAATGGGGCGTGGGTTTAACATTATTGCTGGCATCGACCAGCGTTCTGGCTAAGGACATCCAGTTACTGAACGTGTCATACGACCCGACGCGTGAGCTGTACGAGCAGTACAACAAAGCCTTTGCGGCACACTGGAAACAGGAAACGGGCGACAACGTGGTGGTTCGCCAGTCTCACGGCGGCTCTGGTAAGCAGGCGACCTCCGTCATCAACGGCATTGAAGCGGATGTGGTGACTCTGGCGCTGGCCTACGATGTGGACGCAATTGCCGAACGTGGCCGCATCGACAAAAACTGGATCAAACGCCTGCCGGATAACTCCGCGCCATATACTTCGACCATCGTTTTCCTGGTGCGTAAAGGCAACCCGAAACAGATCCATGACTGGAACGACCTGGTTAAACCTGGCGTATCGGTCATCACGCCGAACCCGAAAAGCTCCGGCGGCGCACGCTGGAATTACCTGGCAGCCTGGGGCTATGCCCTGCATCACAACAATGGCGATCAGGCCAAGGCTCAGGAGTTCGTCAAAGCGCTGTATAAAAACGTTGAAGTGCTCGACTCCGGCGCGCGTGGCGCCACCAACACCTTCGTAGAGCGCGGCATTGGCGATGTGCTGATTGCCTGGGAAAACGAAGCCCTGCTGGCAACCAACGAACTGGGTAAAGACAAATTCGAGATCGTAACCCCGAGCGAATCTATCCTCGCGGAGCCGACCGTTTCTGTGGTGGATAAAGTGGTCGATAAGAAAGGGACCAAAGCGGTGGCGGAAGCCTACCTGAAGTATCTCTATTCGCCGGAAGGCCAGGAAATTGCGGCGAAGAACTTCTATCGCCCACGCGATCCGGCGGTTGCGAAGAAATACGACAGCGTATTCCCGAAACTGAAACTCTTCACCATTGATGATGAGTTTGGCGGCTGGACAAAAGCCCAGAAAGACCACTTCTCTAACGGCGGTACATTCGATCAGATCAGCAAACGCTAG
- the pfkA gene encoding 6-phosphofructokinase, with amino-acid sequence MIKKIGVLTSGGDAPGMNAAIRGVVRAALTEGLEVFGIYDGYLGLYEDRMVQLDRYSVSDMINRGGTFLGSARFPEFRDEHVREVAIENMKKRGLDALVVIGGDGSYMGAKRLTEMGFPCIGLPGTIDNDIKGTDYTIGYFTALGTVVEAIDRLRDTSSSHQRISIVEVMGRYCGDLTLAAAIAGGCEFVVVPEVEFSREDLVAEIKAGIAKGKKHAIVAITEHICDVDELAKYIEAETKRETRATVLGHIQRGGSPGPYDRILASRMGAYAIELLLQGHGGRCVGIQNEKLVHHDIIDAIENMKRPFKGDWLDCAKKLY; translated from the coding sequence ATGATTAAGAAAATCGGTGTGTTGACAAGCGGCGGTGATGCGCCGGGCATGAACGCGGCAATTCGTGGGGTTGTTCGTGCAGCGCTGACGGAAGGTCTGGAAGTTTTTGGTATCTATGATGGTTATCTGGGTCTGTATGAAGACCGTATGGTTCAGCTCGACCGTTACAGCGTATCTGACATGATCAACCGCGGTGGTACTTTCCTCGGTTCTGCGCGCTTCCCGGAATTCCGCGACGAACACGTGCGTGAAGTGGCTATCGAGAACATGAAAAAACGCGGCCTCGACGCACTGGTTGTTATCGGTGGTGATGGTTCGTACATGGGTGCAAAACGTCTGACTGAAATGGGCTTCCCGTGCATCGGTCTGCCTGGCACCATCGACAACGACATCAAAGGTACTGACTACACCATCGGTTACTTCACCGCCCTGGGTACCGTTGTGGAAGCGATTGACCGTCTGCGTGACACCTCTTCTTCTCACCAGCGTATCTCCATCGTTGAAGTGATGGGCCGTTACTGTGGTGACCTGACCCTGGCTGCGGCTATCGCGGGCGGTTGTGAGTTCGTCGTGGTTCCGGAAGTGGAATTCAGCCGTGAAGATCTGGTTGCAGAAATCAAAGCCGGTATCGCCAAAGGTAAGAAACACGCCATCGTCGCGATCACCGAGCATATCTGTGACGTTGATGAGCTGGCGAAGTACATCGAAGCAGAAACCAAACGCGAAACCCGCGCGACCGTTCTGGGTCACATCCAGCGTGGTGGTTCCCCGGGTCCATACGACCGTATCCTGGCTTCCCGCATGGGTGCGTACGCCATTGAACTGCTGCTGCAGGGTCACGGCGGTCGTTGCGTCGGTATTCAGAACGAAAAACTGGTTCACCATGACATCATCGACGCCATCGAAAACATGAAGCGTCCGTTCAAAGGTGACTGGCTGGACTGCGCGAAAAAACTGTACTGA
- the fieF gene encoding CDF family cation-efflux transporter FieF (FieF, a metal efflux transporter, is a member of the CDF (cation diffusion facilitator) family of transporters.), whose amino-acid sequence MNQSYGRLVSRAAIAATVVASSLLVIKIFAWWYTGSVSILAALVDSLMDIAASLTNLLVVRYSLQPADEEHTFGHGKAESLAALAQSMFISGSALFLFLTGIQHLVSPSPMNDPGVGVVVTVAALICTLVLVTFQRWVVRKTQSQAVRADMLHYQSDVMMNGAILIALGLAWYGWHRADALFALGIGIYILYSALRMGYDAVQSLLDRALPDAERDEIYTIVTSWPGVSGAHDLRTRQSGPTRFIQIHIEMEDNLPLVQAHVIAEQVEQAILQRFPGSDVIIHQDPCSVVPGYVGLS is encoded by the coding sequence ATGAATCAATCCTATGGAAGACTGGTCAGCCGGGCCGCCATTGCCGCGACGGTCGTGGCCTCAAGCTTACTGGTCATCAAAATATTCGCGTGGTGGTACACGGGCTCGGTCAGTATTCTGGCGGCGCTGGTGGACTCGTTGATGGATATTGCCGCCTCGCTGACCAACCTGCTGGTGGTACGTTACTCGCTGCAACCGGCGGATGAAGAGCACACCTTCGGGCACGGCAAAGCCGAATCGCTGGCGGCGCTGGCGCAAAGTATGTTTATTTCCGGCTCTGCGCTGTTTCTGTTTTTAACCGGCATTCAGCATCTTGTTTCGCCATCACCCATGAACGATCCCGGCGTGGGCGTGGTGGTGACTGTGGCTGCACTTATATGCACCCTTGTTCTTGTAACGTTCCAGCGCTGGGTGGTTCGAAAAACGCAAAGTCAGGCTGTACGGGCGGATATGCTTCATTATCAGTCTGATGTTATGATGAATGGCGCTATTCTTATTGCGCTCGGTCTGGCCTGGTATGGCTGGCATCGGGCCGATGCGTTATTTGCGTTAGGGATTGGCATCTATATTTTATACAGCGCTTTGCGGATGGGGTATGACGCGGTGCAATCGCTTCTTGACCGTGCGCTCCCCGACGCAGAACGCGATGAAATTTATACTATCGTGACCTCCTGGCCGGGTGTCAGTGGTGCTCACGATCTTCGTACGCGGCAGTCAGGGCCGACCCGCTTTATTCAGATTCACATAGAAATGGAAGACAACCTGCCATTGGTTCAGGCTCACGTTATTGCTGAGCAGGTGGAGCAGGCGATTTTGCAGCGTTTTCCTGGGTCAGACGTCATTATTCACCAGGATCCCTGCTCGGTTGTACCCGGTTATGTTGGGCTTTCGTAA
- the cpxP gene encoding cell-envelope stress modulator CpxP yields MRKVTAAVMASTLAFSAFSQAAVAIIGDNASSQEGIAQHSSQSHMFDGISLTEHQRQQMRDLMQRARHDQPPVNVSEMETMHRLVTAENFDENAVRAQAEKMAQEQVARQVEMAKVRNQMFHLLSPEQQAVLNQKHQQRMDQLRKVARMQRSSETTLFSSNSSTRSNQ; encoded by the coding sequence ATGCGCAAAGTTACCGCTGCCGTCATGGCCTCAACGCTGGCGTTCAGTGCGTTTAGCCAGGCCGCTGTAGCTATCATCGGCGATAACGCGTCCTCACAAGAGGGCATCGCGCAGCACAGCAGCCAAAGCCATATGTTTGACGGCATAAGTTTAACCGAACATCAGCGTCAACAGATGCGAGATCTGATGCAGAGGGCACGACACGATCAGCCCCCTGTTAATGTTAGCGAAATGGAGACAATGCATCGCCTTGTCACCGCAGAAAATTTTGACGAAAACGCTGTACGTGCTCAGGCAGAAAAAATGGCACAGGAGCAGGTTGCCCGCCAGGTAGAGATGGCGAAGGTTCGCAACCAGATGTTCCACCTGTTGTCGCCCGAGCAGCAAGCGGTTTTGAACCAGAAACATCAGCAACGTATGGACCAATTGCGTAAGGTTGCACGGATGCAGCGAAGCTCAGAAACGACGCTTTTCAGTAGCAATAGCAGTACCCGTAGTAACCAGTAA
- the cpxR gene encoding envelope stress response regulator transcription factor CpxR: MNKILLVDDDRELTSLLKELLNMEGFNVLVAHDGEQALSLLDDSIDLLLLDVMMPKKNGIDTLKELRQTHQTPVIMLTARGSELDRVLGLELGADDYLPKPFNDRELVARIRAILRRSHWSEQQQNTDNSSPTLEVDSLSLNPGRQEASFDGETLELTGTEFTLLYLLAQHLGQVVSREHLSQEVLGKRLTPFDRAIDMHISNLRRKLPERKDGHPWFKTLRGRGYLMVSAS; this comes from the coding sequence ATGAATAAAATCCTGTTAGTTGATGATGACCGAGAGCTCACATCTCTTTTAAAGGAGTTGCTCAACATGGAAGGTTTCAACGTTCTGGTCGCCCATGATGGCGAGCAGGCGCTGAGTCTCCTTGACGACAGCATCGATCTACTTTTGCTCGACGTCATGATGCCGAAGAAAAACGGCATTGATACGCTGAAAGAGCTTCGCCAGACACACCAGACCCCCGTTATCATGCTGACCGCACGCGGCAGCGAACTAGACCGTGTACTCGGCCTTGAGCTGGGTGCGGATGACTATCTACCGAAGCCGTTCAACGACCGCGAACTGGTTGCCCGTATTCGCGCTATCCTGCGTCGTTCCCACTGGAGCGAACAGCAGCAGAATACTGACAACAGTTCACCGACGCTGGAAGTGGACTCCCTGAGCCTCAATCCGGGTCGTCAGGAAGCGAGCTTTGACGGTGAAACGCTGGAGCTGACCGGTACCGAGTTCACCCTGCTGTATCTGCTGGCACAGCACCTCGGCCAGGTGGTATCGCGTGAACACTTAAGCCAGGAAGTGCTGGGTAAACGCCTCACGCCGTTTGACCGCGCCATCGATATGCATATCTCGAACCTGCGCCGCAAACTGCCGGAGCGTAAAGACGGTCATCCGTGGTTTAAAACCCTGCGTGGTCGCGGCTATCTGATGGTTTCCGCTTCATGA